In Bacillus toyonensis BCT-7112, a single window of DNA contains:
- a CDS encoding aspartyl-phosphate phosphatase Spo0E family protein, with amino-acid sequence MFEQAIEKKREKMIYFAERYGMTSQKTVDCSQELDRLLNVIWHVHTDFQPNQTFETHT; translated from the coding sequence ATGTTTGAGCAAGCTATTGAAAAAAAACGTGAAAAAATGATCTATTTTGCTGAACGCTACGGAATGACTTCTCAAAAAACAGTGGATTGTAGCCAAGAACTGGACAGGCTCTTAAATGTAATTTGGCATGTACATACGGATTTTCAACCTAATCAAACATTCGAAACACACACGTAA